Proteins from one Streptomyces sp. NBC_00390 genomic window:
- a CDS encoding N-acetylneuraminate synthase family protein, which produces MSNFRLRALGTKTAGPGHPVYVVGEIGINHNGELENAFKLIDAAAEAGCDAVKFQKRTPEICTPRDQWDIERDTPWGRMTYIDYRHRVEFGEDEYRAIDEHCKERGIDWFASPWDTEAVAFLEKFDVPAHKVASASLTDDELLRALRATGKTVILSTGMSTPKQIRHAVEVLGSDNILLCHATSTYPAKAEELNLRVINTLQGEYPNVPIGYSGHETGLQTTLAAVALGATFVERHITLDRAMWGSDQAASVEPGGLTRLVRDIRTIETALGDGVKKVYDSELAPMKKLRRVAGVVAEAGDREPAAV; this is translated from the coding sequence ATGAGCAACTTCCGTCTGCGCGCCCTCGGCACCAAGACCGCCGGCCCCGGCCACCCCGTCTACGTCGTCGGCGAGATCGGCATCAACCACAACGGCGAACTGGAGAACGCGTTCAAGCTGATCGACGCCGCCGCCGAGGCCGGCTGCGACGCCGTCAAGTTCCAGAAGCGCACCCCCGAGATCTGCACCCCGCGTGACCAGTGGGACATCGAGCGCGACACCCCCTGGGGCCGGATGACGTACATCGACTACCGTCACCGCGTCGAGTTCGGCGAGGACGAGTACCGCGCCATCGACGAGCACTGCAAGGAGCGCGGCATCGACTGGTTCGCCTCCCCGTGGGACACCGAGGCCGTCGCCTTCCTGGAGAAGTTCGACGTCCCCGCCCACAAGGTGGCCTCCGCCTCCCTCACCGACGACGAGCTGCTGCGCGCCCTGCGCGCCACCGGCAAGACGGTGATCCTCTCCACCGGCATGTCGACCCCGAAGCAGATCCGCCACGCCGTCGAGGTCCTGGGCAGCGACAACATCCTGCTCTGCCACGCCACCTCCACCTACCCGGCGAAGGCCGAGGAGCTCAACCTGCGTGTGATCAACACGCTGCAGGGCGAGTACCCGAACGTCCCGATCGGCTACTCCGGCCACGAGACGGGTCTGCAGACCACGCTGGCCGCGGTCGCACTCGGCGCCACCTTCGTGGAGCGCCACATCACCCTCGACCGCGCGATGTGGGGCTCCGACCAGGCCGCCTCGGTCGAGCCGGGCGGCCTCACGCGCCTGGTCCGCGACATCCGCACCATCGAGACCGCGCTCGGTGACGGCGTCAAGAAGGTCTACGACTCCGAGCTCGCCCCGATGAAGAAGCTGCGCCGCGTCGCAGGCGTGGTCGCCGAGGCGGGCGACCGTGAGCCGGCCGCGGTCTGA